A DNA window from Pogona vitticeps strain Pit_001003342236 chromosome 2, PviZW2.1, whole genome shotgun sequence contains the following coding sequences:
- the NOL8 gene encoding nucleolar protein 8 encodes MEQTAAVKRLYVGGLGHTISEEELQERFGKFGKVTGIEIVTRKDERGNPTKTFAYINVSLSEKELKKCISVLNKTKWKGGILQIELAKESFLHRLSRERQEASLKKEQLANNGTIDVVESMKKSGVVDFHVKAVPGTEVPDHKDWVVSKFGRVLPILHLKNQHRNKIIKYDPSKYCHNLKKLDQDLTEPIPISQLTWHLEEEGDGSISKKRQGQFPVTKNLPKKKVRVQDHGSLSRTELNSCGQFSLGATNTIPTKLQQSHTPISRKQDKVHSDGQRPGANLTSCKKINGLSESDVDSEEEIRALAARERNINVVSPNVEQEDSMEIVGGNFELKYSTHWSLQRAHGANGVLRTTENKTDYDSADTDEIIAVTKTPKGKEKNVTVKEAKTDRGGKDVGPSSQSSDLNGARSGKRKGGERATSKRRADCKAAPKRKSSTSRERPEDNKSSDSCFDTSESEGDENYETMMQNCYRLEITLEDLERLASKNTESTDPDPESNPSGTQDEASVLPVNNTSSVPKTPAVTRVAKKGICPEEIISSLLEEDSDEETPKRKRTAFEIQPFRGIGSLCGEVTKGELGIQKSTEKEASSGHTDLEAFRRASDPWHSGASEKKQAFKSLSVKEIDSHKGSSTGSSGEGSGCHTSNEGDSKVESTSASVVSQNEPLKTPKSFPKSTKLDGSVKGQVQSNNSRSSCEREEASLDSARATHKQNMEEKQLQDNQKRLIALQERQKEREQQKKLIQGALTSLEIQSRNKQKHIVFDSDSENEAGVQEVAREGSSKNLGKEFTTKTSGKLFESSEDESNTENEDDDRFRIKPQFEGKSGEKLMRLQSQFGTDERFRMDARFLESDSEQEEDASRKLEAKEEEELALEKKKNLEILKNLVHIGVEPPKPSKQAASARKFKDMNALRYDPTRQDHAIFEKKLETSEKESKAKKKREEAQKLPEVSKEIFYDVSVDLKEVFGSTKHEEKTEVLPWDKRDDAEQQSPDGREALNFSAGNNTQEESGGFTFSFFGAEEERLPVKEEPYTTETIKPARVAWQEDPRFQDSSSEEEEEDEPEIVQSEDAEETSPVQPRSSVRFFFFSQDDDRLKEGPKLFCKSSDLDEDRDDWETRRQMLLEDCRKKHKDARRKVKAK; translated from the exons ATGGAGCAAACGGCAGCTGTAAAGCGACTCTATGTTGGAGGACTTGGCCATACGATCTCAGAAGAGGAACTGCAGGAAAGATTtggcaagtttggaaaagttacaggaATAGAAATTGTGACTCGAAAAGATGAACGag GGAATCCTACAAAAACCTTTGCATATATTAATGTCTCACTTTCAGAGAAAGAACTTAAAAAGT GTATATCTGTTTTGAATAAGACAAAGTGGAAAGGTGGGATACTACAAATAGAATTAGCCAAAGAGAGCTTTTTACACAG ACTGTCTCGGGAGCGTCAAGAAGCAAGCTTAAAAAAGGAACAGCTAGCTAATAATGGCACAATAGATGTTGTAGAATCTATGAAAAAATCTGGAGTTGTGGATTTTCATGTGAAAGCGGTACCAGGAACAGAAGTACCAGATCATAAG GACTGGGTTGTTAGTAAATTTGGTCGAGTTTTACCAATCCTCCACCtcaaaaatcaacacagaaacaAGAT CATTAAGTATGACCCTTCAAAATATTGCCACAATCTTAAAAAACTGGATCAAGATCTTACTGAGCCCATTCCCATTTCCCAGCTCACTTGGCATTTAGAAGAAGAGGGTGATGGCAGCATCAGTAAGAAACGACAAGGACAGTTTCCTGTGACAAAGAATCtgcctaaaaagaaagtgagagtACAAGACCACGGCAGTTTAAGCAGGACAGAATTGAATTCATGTGGCCAGTTTTCATTGGGAGCAACAAACACCATCCCAACAAAATTGCAGCAAAGCCACACACCAATCAGCAGAAAGCAGGATAAGGTGCACTCTGATGGTCAAAGGCCTGGGGCTAATTTAACATCTTGCAAGAAAATAAACGGCCTGTCTGAAAGCGATGTGGATTCTGAAGAAGAAATCAGAGCACTAGCAGCAAGGGAAAGGAACATAAACGTAGTGAGCCCTAACGTTGAACAGGAAGATAGCATGGAAATTGTTGGAGGCAACTTTGAGTTGAAATATAGCACTCACTGGTCTTTACAGAGAGCACACGGTGCCAATGGTGTACTAAGGACCACTGAAAACAAAACTGACTATGATTCAGCTGACACAGATGAAATTATAGCTGTGACTAAAACaccaaaaggaaaggagaaaaatgtaACTGTCAAGGAAGCTAAGACAGATAGAGGGGGAAAGGATGTGGGGCCAAGTTCTCAGTCATCTGACTTAAACGGTGCAAGGTCAGGGAAacgaaagggaggggaaagggccACGTCCAAAAGGAGAGCAGATTGCAAAGCGGCTCCTAAACGGAAGAGCAGCACCAGTCGTGAGAGGCCTGAGGACAATAAAAGTTCTGATTCTTGTTTTGATACCAGTGAGTCTGAAGGGGATGAAAATTATGAGACTATGATGCAAAACTGTTATCGACTAGAGATCACATTAGAGGACTTGGAAAGACTGGCCAGCAAAAACACTGAGAGTACAGATCCAGATCCTGAGAGCAACCCAAGTGGCACTCAGGATGAAGCCAGTGTATTGCCGGTTAATAACACCAGCAGCGTTCCAAAGACACCCGCAGTTACTCGTGTTGCAAAAAAAGGCATTTGCCCCGAAGAAATCATTTCTTCCCTTTTAGAGGAAGATTCTGATGAGGAGactccaaagaggaaaaggacaGCTTTCGAAATTCAGCCTTTCAGAGGAATTGGGTCACTTTGTGGCGAGGTGACAAAAGGTGAGCTCGGCATACAAAAAAGTACAGAGAAGGAGGCTTCTTCCGGTCACACTGATCTGGAAGCCTTTAGAAGGGCTTCAGACCCCTGGCACTCAGGCGCATCGGAGAAAAAGCAGGCTTTCAAATCACTTTCAGTAAAAGAAATTGACTCCCACAAAGGGAGTTCTACCGGAAGCTCAGGTGAGGGTTCTGGCTGCCATACATCAAATGAAGGAGACAGTAAGGTGGAAAGCACCAGTGCAAGCGTGGTTTCTCAAAATGAGCCCTTGAAAACCCCCAAATCTTTTCCCAAGAGCACAAAGTTAGATGGCAGCGTTAAAGGTCAAGTGCAGAGCAACAACTCAAGGAGCTCTTGTGAAAGGGAAGAGGCCTCTTTGGATTCTGCCAGAGCTACACACAAGCAGAATATGGAGGAGAAGCAACTGCAGGATAATCAAAAAAGGTTGATCGCTCTCCAGGAGAGGCAAAAAGAACGAGAACAGCAGAAAAAGCTCATTCAGGGAGCTCTAACGAGTCTG GAAATTCAGtcaagaaataaacagaaacacaTAGTATTTGATTCAGACAGTGAAAATGAAGCTGGAGTACAAGAGGTTGCCAGAGAAGGAAGCTCTAAAAATCTTGGGAAA GAATTCACCACTAAGACCTCTGGAAAGTTGTTTGAGAGCAGTGAGGATGAATCAAATACTGAGAATGAAGACGACGACAGATTCAGAATCAAACCACAGTTTGAGGGTAAATCTGGTGAAAAG cttATGCGTCTGCAGTCACAATTTGGCACAGATGAAAGGTTCCGTATGGATGCTCGCTTCCTTGAAAGTGACAGTGAACAAGAAGAAG ATGCATCCAGGAAATTggaagcaaaggaagaggaagaacttgctttagaaaaaaagaaaaatcttgagaTCTTGAAAAATCTTGTGCATATTGGCGTAGAACCTCCAAAACCTAGCAAGCAGGCTGCAAGTGCCAGAAAATTCAA AGATATGAATGCCCTGCGCTATGATCCTACAAGGCAAGATCATGCAATATTTGAAAAAAAGCTAGAAACGTCTGAAAAGGAGAG TAAAGctaagaagaagagagaggaagctcAGAAATTGCCTGAGGTGTCTAAAGAAATATTTTACGATGTCTCTGTGGATTTGAAAGAAGTATTTGGATCTACAAAACATGAGGAGAAGACAGAAGTATTGCCGTGGGATAAGCGTGATGATGCGGAACAACAGAGCCCAGATGGTAGAGAGGCATTAAACTTTAGTGCTGGAAATAACACACAGGAGGAAAGTGGCGgcttcacattttccttttttggtgcTGAAGAGGAGAGGCTGCCTGTGAAAGAAG aaccctACACAACTGAAACAATAAAGCCTGCAAGAGTTGCATGGCAAGAAGATCCACGGTTTCAGGACAGTAgttcagaggaagaggaggaggatgaaccAGAAATAGTTCAAAGTGAAGATGCTGAAGAAAC GTCACCAGTTCAACCACGGTCCAGTgttagatttttcttcttctcccaagaTGATGATAGATTGAAAG AGGGCCCAAAACTCTTCTGTAAATCCTCAGACCTCGATGAAGACAGAGATGATTGGGAAACCAGGCGCCAAATGTTACTTGAG GATTGTCGAAAGAAACATAAAGATGCAAGAAGGAAAGTTAAAGCAAAATAA